In Opitutales bacterium, the sequence CGAAGCTTCGTCTAGCATGGGATAGTCCTCAAGAATTGCTCTCATCTCACGCCCAGCCGCTACTTGGCGGACAATATTGCTCACCGTTATGCGGGTGCCCCTAATACAGGGCTGGCCCTGCATGATGAGGGGATCCGAGACCACTCGGTCGAAATTTTCCATGATCAGAAGATCGACGATATTTTCAGAAACACAATGATGAAGGGGTGTTTAGGCTCAAAGTGGAGAGAATGGAGATTTATCTGCGAATCCACGCGGATGAGTTTGGACTCGTGGCAGCCTGGTGGCTTTTCTTTTTCCCTTTTTAATTATGCCCTTCGAACTGGTGCCTAAACAAATGGGTTTACAACGCGGACTCCTTCATAGGACTGCCCATGATTGAGATCTTCGGAAAGGAGTGTCTCGCAATTCGCTAGGCGTGCAGCTTCTAGAATCGCGGCATCCCAATAGGAGAGTTGCCAGCGTTCTTTTGCTTGCAGGGCTGCATCGAAGAGTAGTGTTGA encodes:
- a CDS encoding DUF433 domain-containing protein produces the protein MENFDRVVSDPLIMQGQPCIRGTRITVSNIVRQVAAGREMRAILEDYPMLDEASIRAALEFAASACAFQEFTVKTS